DNA from Etheostoma spectabile isolate EspeVRDwgs_2016 chromosome 23, UIUC_Espe_1.0, whole genome shotgun sequence:
ctcaaagacacttcacagtaaaaccagcacatttatcacataaaaacacatcacattaaGTCAAGCTGCACtatttcacttatcctggatatttttattctactttcgtgaaACAGGCCCCCGGTGGAGAAGGGGAGACCATTCTCCCATAAAAAACCCTTATGGACCGGCATGGACAATAAAGGCGTTTGGCAAAAATAAGCACACAAAATGCACATTTACAAACCAAGACTTTAAAAGCATGGCATAATCTAACATGATGTGCAACCATACTGATTGTTTGAACGAGGGTGGACAAAGGCTTTAAAGGTCTAGTCATCATTACAGTTCTCGGTCCAGTGGCCAAAGACCTCACAGATATCGCAGTAGGACCGTTCTTTGCGCTTATTGCTGTGGTAGGTGGTGTGTGGAGGGGAGTCCGGCATCTGCATTTGCGTGGGACAGTCCTCGGTGTCATGAAGGTCAAAGTAGTCGCAGATATCACAGAACAGCCTGGGAAGAGCCTTCTTCTTCACGGGTTCCTTGTCATGGCTGTCATAGTTATCCAGCTCACTTGGATTATTCCCATTTAGAGCAGCAGCCGCCATTTTCTCCAATTTGTGCTTGAGTTCCTCATTCTTCTTCTGGAGGTCAACAATGAATGAATTCAGGAACTCAATTGCTGCTTGACTCTCTGCAGTCTCCTTATCCTCCCTTTCTTGGTCCAAAACTGCATCACCTAAGGACGTGTTGGTGTCAGGTCCTGCAGCCAGGTCCTTCTCCAGTCTCTGAACACAGCCCTGTAGATTAGCCTTGTCCCGCTCCAAGGTCTGAATTGTACCCTGCAGTGTCTTAACTAAGGCACTTTCCCCTTGCAGTTCACCCAGCTTGCTCATCAGCTTTTTCACCTGCTGGTCCTTTTCTGAAATGAAGGCTCTGTTTTTATGGATGGACTTTTGGAGAGCAGCCTTTTGCTTTTCAAACTGCTCCTTCAAGATGCTCTCACTTTGCTGCAACTGTTTTTTGAGTTTTGAATATTCATCCTTGAGCTTCACAAGTTCGCTCTGATCTTTGTTATTAAGCTCCCAAGTCAGCTTTTTCTCATCTTGCAGCATCTGCAGCAATTGTGTTTTCACAGTAACAGCTTCTTTAAGCTCCTCAATTTCCTGGTACAGACTCTCAGTCCTCTGAGTTTCTATGCCAAGCTGCTCTTTGGATACATTCAGATCTTCCTGGTACTTGGAATTATCTGTCTTCAATGCTTTTAGCTGCGTCTCCATCTTCTGCTTGGCGTTGCAGAGTTCTTCCAATAGAGATTGGGCTTCGTTCTTCTCCTGCATCAAACTGGCCTTCTCATTCGTCAGCTGTTCCAGAGCCTTGGCAGTCTTGCCAGAGGCCTCTGTAGCCACAAGCTGCATAGAAATGGCATTTTTTAGTTGAGACTCCAGCTGCTTGATTTTCTGGGTGGCTTCATTTCTCTCCACCTGCAGGGCGACCTTCTGAGCAGTTAGATTTGAGATGCTGGAGgaaatattttctttcacaACGGCAGAAGCCGATAACTCCGCGACAgctttattgcattttttttccaaaatttcaTTTTCGATTTGTAGGCCCTTGACAGCAACCTCTTGTTGTGTCTGGCTGGCGTGCAACTTTTCTATCTCTCCAAGGAGTTTTGACCGTTCAGTGAGCCAATTTTCTTGGCTTGTGTGGAGAGAATAAATGGTTTGCTCCAGTTTACACTGTCCAGCTAAAAGGTTTTCCTGCCCTGTGATCTGGACAGTCATCTGCTTTCCTATATCCTCCAGCTTAGATAATAGCTGTTTTTTATCGTCCATCGATTGAATATTTTCTTGCTGCTTCAATTGCGTTTTCAAAGCCTCAATATCCACCATAAAAGTCTTATTTTGCTCATTAGCATTTGTAAGGCTAGAAGAAATCTCTATATTTTCTTGTGAAATGTATGATAACGATTTCTGCAGCTCCTTAATTTTTTTGGAGAGACCATCCTTGTCAGATATTGCTTTATTCCGATCACTGCACTCCGCCTGTAGCTGGATCTCAAGAAGGTGCTTTGCCCACGTTATTGATTCAGTCTGACATTTTAACTCTTGGATCTCCTGAAGCAGACCCTGGTTCTCTTTCTGCAAGGACTTTGCATTGTTGTCAGCTTCAGACCGGTACAATTGCAGATGCTGACAATCTTTGGTGAGATTATCAACCTGTTGAACAAGCTCTGATTTAGCCTTCTCAAACTCCATTTTTAGTTTACTGTGCTCATGAACAAGTTTGATTTTGCCAGTTTCAAGGATTTTAATATCAGTGTTATGTTTCTGCAGTTCATTTTGTAGGTCAGCCTTTTCTCGTTTCAAAGAGGCCATCTCAGCTTCAACTTTGTCTTTCTGGCGTTTGGTTTCCTCTAGCATTGCTGTAAAATGAGACTTCTCTTGAGTAAAGTTGTCATTAGCTCTGGAGTAACTATCCAACTGTTCCTTATTTGTTCGGATATTTCTAGCTAGCTTATCGCGCTCAAGATAAAGAGCATTGTTCTCATGTATGGTTTTTGCGTGCTTCTCTTCTAATTCTCCCTTCTCGCCTGCCAAACGCTCATAATCCATCTTCTGCTGCTCTAGTGCTGAACCCAGGCTCATATTTTCTTTGCGTATTACATGTAGAGCCATCTCAATTTCCGAATTGTGAAAGCGAAATTCTTGCATTTCTTGTTCAAAAGATGATAATGcttctttaaatttttcattGGACTTTGATAGTTGTTCTGTTGAGACTGTAAGCTTCGCTTGTAATTCTTCTATCTCCCCAAGGAGCACTTCCTTCTCATAACAGACTTTTCTTTGGATTGCAAGTAAGTCTTCTTTCTCCTTCAGAAGGTGAAGCCTCTCAGATTCACTCACCTGACTGCTTGTCTTGAACTCTTCCAACATTTGGGCCAGGCTCATTTTGGAGGCTTTAAGTTCATCGCATTCACAAATTGAGCTCTCTAAATCATTCTTGGTAACAGTGAGTTTATTCCGGAGCTCTTCCTTCACTGTCTCAAGGCTTATTTTAGCCAGCACGACAGCACTGATTTCAGAAGACATCTCCACCTTCTCATTTGTCAGTGTTTCTGTAAGGTCCTGCAGCTGGGTGTTCTTCATTGTGAGATCTTCTTTTTCTAAGTTCAAGGNNNNNNNNNNGTTTTGCCTGCAACTCTGCATTCTTGGCAACAAGagattttttggcatttctggcAGAATCTCTCTCTAAAATTAGATTGTCCTTCTCACATGTAAACTTTGACCTGCTTTCATTGAGGTCATCTTCAAGCTGGTTTTTCCTTTtgcaaacattttcataatcGCCCTGTAGTTGCTTCTTTTTAGCCTCAATTTGCAGGATGTCCTTCTGAAGCTTTAGGAGCAAGTCATTCTtctctgaattttgtctttgaagctCCTCAATTTGAGCCTGATTTTCACCTTTAGCATTTCTCAGGTTGTTGTTTTCACTCTGAATTTCCTGAAGAAGATATTTCAAGTTCTCCAACTCCTTACTCAATGAAATCCTTTCTTCATCGGAGCACTTGTTGTTGGCAATTAGGTCCTCTTGATGTTTTAAAAGCTTATCTCTGGTTATTAGCAGTTCTTCATTCTGGACTAAGAGCTCTTGGTGACTAATCTCAAGGGCAGAGAGTTTAGTCTGCACATCTAAAAGCCGTTTCtccagttttcttttcttagtAGTTACATCCTCACTTTCCTTACTCATATTTTCCAAATCTAGACTCTGCCTTTCCAGTTTTAAGGACAAATGTCCAACATCATACTTGTAGGAATCAAGCTCAGCAGAAAGACACTGAACTTGTTCCTTGTATGGCTGCACTTTAGATACCAACTTCTCCAGCTCCTGGGTTTTGTCCGTGGAGGAGGAGAGCTCCTGCTTCCACTTGTCAACCTGACATTGCAGAACCTCAATTTCCTTCACATGGACTTCTGACACCTGAGACAAGGATTTCTCCTGTGAGGCCTTGNNNNNNNNNNTTGAGCTCCTCAACCAGAGTCTCACCCTGTTCAACAGTCTTCTCCAAGTTGGCAATCTTGTCCTGAAGGCTACTTATTTGAGACTGATGTGTATCTCTGGTCTCTTTCAGTCTCTGCTGGAGTTGTTCATTCGAGTGCACCACCTTCTCCTTCTCTGATAGTTGACTCTGTAACTCTTTAACCCTCCTTTGTTTCTGTATGAGCTCGTCATTCATTTTAGTCAACTGTACTGAACAATCACCAGATGTCTTCATCATGTCTGAAATATAATTTTCCAGCTTGTATTTGTCCTTTGAAAGCTGATCAAGCTTTTTATCTGCAGCCTTCAGCTTTCTCTCCACCACGGAAAGTTGACTTCTTACAGATTCTGATTCTTTGGTCAGAGATGTGCACTGCTCTTCTTTCTCACTGAGCTTCTCAAGTGTTTCTTGCATAGTGTTTGATGATTTAGTCTGTTCCTCTGTGCTTTCAGCCAACCTTTGTTTCAAGCCTCCAAGCTCTTGTTCCAGGATGTCCTTCTCCTGCTGTACATTCGTCAGACTCTGCTGTAAAGAGAGGACTTCCTGCTGTTGGCCCTCCAACTGTGAGCTCAATTCACAAACCATGGTACCCTGGTTGTTCCAGTGACTCTTGAGGGTCACAAGCTCCTGGTTACGTTGTGCTTGTTGTCTGCGTAGAGCCACAGTCTCCGACATCTGTTCTTTGGTTTGTCTGTCCTTGTCTTGGGCCTGTTGGGCCAACATCCCTTCTTTCTCCTCAAGCTCCTTCACCCTAAGTTCAACAGCATGAAGATTTCCAAGAACATCCTCCATCTCCACAAAATGCTGCTCCTCTGCTCTTTCAACGTTGGACCGCAGGGACTCCTCCTGTTGCTCCTTATCCTCAATCAAAGACAAAAGCTGTGCNNNNNNNNNNTGCTTCTCCCGAATCCAAGATGCAGCACCAGCCTCATATTTTGCTCCAGCCTCCTCAAGAGCCAACTTGTGCTCTATGTTCAGCTTCTCTAGAGCACTTTTGGTTTTGATAAGTTCTGTCTGGGCACCTGAGCTTTTGCTGAAGGACACCTTTAGCTCCTCCATTGCTTGCTGGTGCGAGGCAATGGCAGACTCCAACTTGGAACGCCACNNNNNNNNNNTGTCAGCATTCTCTTTCTCAGCATGGCTTAAGCGCATCTGCAACTGCTCATTGTCACCAGAGAGCCTTACAGATATAGCTTGACCCTGAGCAGTTGCCTCACTATGGGTCTTTTCTTGAACTTCTAGCTTCTCCTTGTACTTTTTCAGCTCTTTTTGCATAGCTTCTTGGGAAGCCAACTGAGCTCTCAGAGAGTTTATTTCATCCAGAAGGGGAGAAACAGTAGAGTTTGAGTCCTCAGAGCTCTGTTGGGTTCCAAGATGCAGTTGCAGGTCTACTACTTCTCTTGTTTGCAGCGAAAAGTCCCTCTCCATAATAAGAGATCTTTCAGACACATTAGCAACCCTAGTGTCTTCTAACTCTCTTTGGAGTTTCGCAGCTTTGGTCTTTTCAAAGAGTAGACTCTGCTCAAGCTCCTTAATGTGTACATGCTCCAGTCTGGTCCGCATCTCCAGGTCTCCTTTGTTAATGCAAGCTTCCTCTACACAGAACTGAAGGTCCTCCACCTTCCTACGCTCGTCCTCCAACTGATTCAGCAGCTCCACTTTGTCATTGTCTGCAGCTTCTAACAAGGCACTTAACTGATCCATCTTGGCCTCCATCTGCTCTTGATCAACCCTCAGCAGGCCAATTTCTTGCTCCATTGCTCTAACATGGCCAGTGGCCTTGGCAACTNNNNNNNNNNCATGTCCCTCTCAGCCATTAGCTGCTCAATGTGCCGCTGCTTTTCCTTTAGGGCCTCCTGCAGGGCTGTGGTGCCTGAAATGTTAGGATTATACCGTGATAATGTCTCTGTTAGCAGGCCTGTGCCTCTGGGCTTGGCACTGACAGAGGATGCCACAGAGCTCATGGTACTGATGGAGGAGGCACTAGGGCTTCGCTTTAGCCCTGATGGTGTGGCCAATACTTTCCGAACCATTGTTTTTGCTTTGGCTGGTGTGGTGGAAGGGAAGCTAATGCGTGTAACTTTGTACGCTGGAGAAAATAAACCATACTTGGGTTGGCACTGAAAATATCTTGTGCCAGCCACTGCCCCGTCATTCTTTCCTAAGGGCCCATCCAATTCCACACCACACCACTCGCCTTTGGCAAAATCTGTTTCGCCAAGGAAACGTACCACTCCTGCCTTTGTACCACCAACCGATACTCTGTCACCTATCTTCAGCTCTCTTTCCCCCTTCTTGACTGATCCGGTCTCAGAGAGGTTGGAGACCGATTCAGTGTTTGTGCGTGGGAGGTTGGAGGATGGTGTAGCTGGTGTAGTGGAGGAGGACTTCTTGGTTGCAGTGGAAGGTGATATTGATTTTTTGGCGGGTGTATGCAAGGATACGCTGCTAACTGAAGGAGTGGATGATGTAGAACGGGAGGGGGGTCCTTTCTCAGTTCTGTTAGCCTCGCCCTCTGTGCGAGACAACTTGGATGGGTGGGTAAGAATTCCTCGCAGGGCTTCACACTGGAAGTAGTGGACCCCAGCCACTGACCCATCATTCTTCCCAATTNNNNNNNNNNGAACAATCCCTGCCCACTGGCCTGGAGCAAACTGTGCCTCTCCCAAAAATTTTATGTAGCCTGGCTCATTCCCATTTACCCATACTCGCTCCCCAATCTGGAAGCTCTCCCCAGCATCTACTCCACTGGCACTTGTAGCGGATTTGTCGGCCACAGCAGCTTTAACTTCCGCTGTGCTGGGGTTGGGCTTGGGAGCTTCTGTCCCAGTTGACCTATTTACCTTGCTGGGCCCTTTGATTCTACTGAAACTGGCTGTGCTCATGTTTCCGCCAGTGATCTCTTAACCTCAAAAGGCTTATTTCCATTGGTGGGTACAGACTGACCCCAGACCACCACAGCAGGTTGCAGAAAGTGACGAAAGTTTCTTTCTCCTCACCAAAATTAGACAAAAAAATTATCCTGAAATCTTTCTGTACAGCCTTTGTCTTCtaagtaaaaacacacacagctactaGCTAGCAAAGTGGGGAACCACAATGACTTAGATCAGACTTCTGTAACTGTTGCTGTCTGTATCAGACTGTGTTTGTCGATAGAAGATGTTGTTCGTTTGTCTGAAGATTGTCTCTGACATAGATTGAACTTCACTGTAAAACAAGACACTGTGTGTAGTGGTTTCCAGTTGAAATGACTCCGTTTGGGTTTTAACCCTGAGTTAACATCAGAGTTCTTGAGTCTCACACCATCATTGGTTGCATTTGATcctttgatcctttgatgcggTGATGTCACATTGAAGATAAACATTCCTAGAGTCTCGCATCTTGATTGGTTGCTCTTGGTCCTTTGATGCGGTGATGTCACATTGAAGATAAACATTCCTAGAGTCTCGCATCATGATTGGTTGCTCTTGGTCCTTTGATCCGGTGATGTCACATTGAGCATAAACATTCCAACATTTGGTAGTTGTTTGTGCTTAAATTTTCTGTAGAATTCAAAAGGGGGCGGGGCTACTCCATGCATGCCTCGTTccacaatttcattcataatttttCTTGCTCTGCACTATATACACTCAACATGTTGGGGAGAGCTGGTACAGTTGAAACATGTTTCAATTAAACGTAATTTAAAAAGCGGTTGTttcacactgaaagctgatattttgtcactagcaacccacatctgtcaaatacagttgcattttcagctttgaacaCAACCGTTCAgtaattattacagcaaaagtggGATATATGTAATTAATCTGTCCCTCTGGGACGGGACAAATGAAACAGCTTTTTTTACATGGATTAGACCAGTACACATCCAaataatcagaatcagtttAAATCGTCCGGGCACTATCGCTCAACATACTTTTGGGTGAATTAACAGCATAGTACACTATTGTGAGTACACTTGAAGCCTCACTTAGAATTTTTTCAGGCAGCTGTTTTCTAAAATacagagacagatggacagacaaaaaaaagacaacagcaaaaaaagttttttgctaACAAGTTTGCCTTATCAATATacttttttgtgttgatttaGTCATGTTGGTGACAGtaactttgttttctttaagaGAGATTTTGAAATTGGGGTTTAAAGTCCAGTTACTTTTTTCCTTCAATGCGGCTCAACACACGCAAACAGGGAGCAAAGAGCAGACTGAAGTAGGAATCTGACAAAATTCACCTTCATGACTCCCtcaatatctttaaaaaattataaatccTCCAGATGACTTTGGCTTTTTTTGAGTGAATGTAAGACTTTTTGAAACTAAAACATGCCTGCCCTAGcaactaaaacaatacaaaaaataccAAATGATGTTCACCTCATATAAGAAAGAGAACTACAACATTCTCAAAATGGGTTTTTGGTAACTTTTTGTGAGTTTTGGACAAATATTAGAATATACTGTTTATGTCCCCAAGTTCT
Protein-coding regions in this window:
- the LOC116673474 gene encoding LOW QUALITY PROTEIN: CAP-Gly domain-containing linker protein 1-like (The sequence of the model RefSeq protein was modified relative to this genomic sequence to represent the inferred CDS: inserted 1 base in 1 codon; deleted 2 bases in 2 codons; substituted 1 base at 1 genomic stop codon), with the protein product MSTASFSRIKGPSKVNRSTGTEAPKPNPSTAEVKAAVADKSATSASGVDAGESFQIGERVWVNGNEPGYIKFLGEAQFAPGQWAGIVXXXXIGKNDGSVAGVHYFQCEALRGILTHPSKLSRTEGEANRTEKGPPSRSTSSTPSVSSVSLHTPAKKSISPSTATKKSSSTTPATPSSNLPRTNTESVSNLSETGSVKKGERELKIGDRVSVGGTKAGVVRFLGETDFAKGEWCGVELDGPLGKNDGAVAGTRYFQCQPKYGLFSPAYKVTRISFPSTTPAKAKTMVRKVLATPSGLKRSPSASSISTMSSVASSVSAKPRGTGLLTETLSRYNPNISGTTALQEALKEKQRHIEQLMAERDMXXXXVAKATGHVRAMEQEIGLLRVDQEQMEAKMDQLSALLEAADNDKVELLNQLEDERRKVEDLQFCVEEACINKGDLEMRTRLEHVHIKELEQSLLFEKTKAAKLQRELEDTRVANVSERSLIMERDFSLQTREVVDLQLHLGTQQSSEDSNSTVSPLLDEINSLRAQLASQEAMQKELKKYKEKLEVQEKTHSEATAQGQAISVRLSGDNEQLQMRLSHAEKENADXXXXWRSKLESAIASHQQAMEELKVSFSKSSGAQTELIKTKSALEKLNIEHKLALEEAGAKYEAGAASWIREKXXXXAQLLSLIEDKEQQEESLRSNVERAEEQHFVEMEDVLGNLHAVELRVKELEEKEGMLAQQAQDKDRQTKEQMSETVALRRQQAQRNQELVTLKSHWNNQGTMVCELSSQLEGQQQEVLSLQQSLTNVQQEKDILEQELGGLKQRLAESTEEQTKSSNTMQETLEKLSEKEEQCTSLTKESESVRSQLSVVERKLKAADKKLDQLSKDKYKLENYISDMMKTSGDCSVQLTKMNDELIQKQRRVKELQSQLSEKEKVVHSNEQLQQRLKETRDTHQSQISSLQDKIANLEKTVEQGETLVEELXXXXKASQEKSLSQVSEVHVKEIEVLQCQVDKWKQELSSSTDKTQELEKLVSKVQPYKEQVQCLSAELDSYKYDVGHLSLKLERQSLDLENMSKESEDVTTKKRKLEKRLLDVQTKLSALEISHQELLVQNEELLITRDKLLKHQEDLIANNKCSDEERISLSKELENLKYLLQEIQSENNNLRNAKGENQAQIEELQRQNSEKNDLLLKLQKDILQIEAKKKQLQGDYENVCKRKNQLEDDLNESRSKFTCEKDNLILERDSARNAKKSLVAKNAELQAKXXXXLNLEKEDLTMKNTQLQDLTETLTNEKVEMSSEISAVVLAKISLETVKEELRNKLTVTKNDLESSICECDELKASKMSLAQMLEEFKTSSQVSESERLHLLKEKEDLLAIQRKVCYEKEVLLGEIEELQAKLTVSTEQLSKSNEKFKEALSSFEQEMQEFRFHNSEIEMALHVIRKENMSLGSALEQQKMDYERLAGEKGELEEKHAKTIHENNALYLERDKLARNIRTNKEQLDSYSRANDNFTQEKSHFTAMLEETKRQKDKVEAEMASLKREKADLQNELQKHNTDIKILETGKIKLVHEHSKLKMEFEKAKSELVQQVDNLTKDCQHLQLYRSEADNNAKSLQKENQGLLQEIQELKCQTESITWAKHLLEIQLQAECSDRNKAISDKDGLSKKIKELQKSLSYISQENIEISSSLTNANEQNKTFMVDIEALKTQLKQQENIQSMDDKKQLLSKLEDIGKQMTVQITGQENLLAGQCKLEQTIYSLHTSQENWLTERSKLLGEIEKLHASQTQQEVAVKGLQIENEILEKKCNKAVAELSASAVVKENISSSISNLTAQKVALQVERNEATQKIKQLESQLKNAISMQLVATEASGKTAKALEQLTNEKASLMQEKNEAQSLLEELCNAKQKMETQLKALKTDNSKYQEDLNVSKEQLGIETQRTESLYQEIEELKEAVTVKTQLLQMLQDEKKLTWELNNKDQSELVKLKDEYSKLKKQLQQSESILKEQFEKQKAALQKSIHKNRAFISEKDQQVKKLMSKLGELQGESALVKTLQGTIQTLERDKANLQGCVQRLEKDLAAGPDTNTSLGDAVLDQEREDKETAESQAAIEFLNSFIVDLQKKNEELKHKLEKMAAAALNGNNPSELDNYDSHDKEPVKKKALPRLFCDICDYFDLHDTEDCPTQMQMPDSPPHTTYHSNKRKERSYCDICEVFGHWTENCNDDXTFKAFVHPRSNNQYGCTSC